GGTGTGATATATTAATGTAGAGTGAGAAACCTCCGTATTCACAAGGTCTTCACTGGGCATGGAAGAACCGCTCCCATCCTCAGGGATTGCTGAGTGACGGAAAAGAGTCTTGGCATCTTCTTCACTCAACAATTTCAAGTGATATGTAGAACCAAATTCTGGAAATTCATTTCTAGATGTAATCAGAACCTTGAATTTCGATATTTGGAACTTAAACTTGGCTAGGACAGATTCCGACCCAGACCAAACATCATCTAGGACCAACAGTATACGACCAGATTCTACTTTCCTCTTCAGCATTAGTTCCAATTGGTTGACTGCATCTTCCTCATTTTGAAACAACGGCACTTGTTCATCATTATGCCAAAATAGTTTCTTGATGATGCCAATCAGGTTGTATGTTTTTGACACCGTGACATAGGAAATGCCCTGAAAATATTCTGTCCAAAATGGTAGAAAGAAGTGATTTAGCAATGAGTTCATACAATATTTCATTAGACCAAAAAAGTTGTTTGGATGAATTTCACTTGCATAGCATGgaatatttcatatttggtttactaacatgaagggaaagaaaagaaagcaagaTTTTGTAGGAATACCCTTGACTTGTTGGTCGTGACAAAGCCTTTTAGCCAAAGTGGTTTTCCCACATCCTCCAGGAGCCGACACCACAATCCTTGATTCCCCATCTGTAAACAGCTGCCTCTTCAATTCTTTGAGAGGCACATCTAGTCCCACCATAAAAGCCGGCGGATCAGTAGCCTCACAAGAACCCAAACtgaatttatttgatttgagcAGGACCAGAACCTGCGTGCTGCTCCTAAGAAGTATGGCTTGCAATTCCacctgaaaaaaattaagaagagaGCCGTCCAAGGCCTCAATTTTATTGGCGTACCTCCACTTCTTGAAGTAGCTGCAACAAGAGACCTTGGAGCACTTGTGGATTAGCTTCCCCCCATCTTTTAAGATTTGGATCAACTTCTCCAATTCCTCCTTTGGATGATCCAACTGGTCGTTCAAACTTTTCACCTCTAGGATACTtggatttatggatttgagtgtCTCTTCGAGTTTTTTGAGGCTGGAGTCGAACTGAGTTGCCTTATTCCTTGCATCTACAACCGCCGCGAACAACTTCTCAAACACTGCTCCCAAAACTAAGGATAGCTTCTCCAGATTCTTCAATTCTATACTGGTTTTGCATAGTGTTGGAATTGAAACTTTCTCTAACCTGATTCTCTTTAGATTGGATAAGGAACCAAGTACTGAAAAATTAGTCAATTCAGCAGTGCAGAAACCATAATTTGTTACTACTAGAACCTTCAGTTCATCCATTTGCTTCATGAACTCTGGCAATTCGTATTTCTTTTCTGTCTGATTAAAGTTCAGTATTAGAGCCTCAGCTTTAGGAAGTTGCATGCTACACCAGCTTGAGGAGAACATTTCATCTACAGAATATCCTATATAAAGTGTCAGAAGGTAGGGAAAGAAGTAATGCCAAATACTGTATGAAATATTAGATTCCAATAATGAGAAATAGAAAGAGATAAGAGGGGGACCTGTGGAGATGGACACAAGATGAGCACTTGATCAGGGTTGCTTCTCTTTAGTCCACCACTCGGGGAGTCTGTTTCCTGTCAAGTCCACGATTAgtcttttcctcttttctatGGGCTCCTGTTCGCTCTGATAAATGGCTAGATCCCTGAGAAGATCATGCTGCATGACAAAGGCATCGTTGTAGCACCAATCAATCTCATTTGCATCATTCCTGAAGGACCTACAGAAATTGGTTAGAGTGATACTATGGATTGAAGAATATAATTGCAAATCAAGGAATATaagtcttattttatttttgtgctcATGTGATTTGACCATCTCCAAAACAAATGGGGTAAAAATTGCAGAAATTAGCAGGAGTTGGAATCCCCCTTCAATGCTAGCGCTAAtagatttcttttctctataGTGATTGTAATAGAACATTACTAATTGCATAAAATGTAGACTAAATTATAAGATTATAAAGAGACAAAAGACAAAAAGTTACTGCTTTAAAGACAAATAGCAAGCCTGTGTACCTTGTGACCACAAGATTAAGCAGATTCTGAGAGCAGAGTTTGTGAAGGTTGGAAATGGCATATATGCCGCCTTTATCTAGTTTGTGCAATTCCGCCCACATATCTATAAGAGCAGTGGCAGGGATTTTTTGGTCTTCAGGAAATGAACCCAAGTCCATAAAACACTCCTTCAGCATAATATCCTTGTCATCAAGGGCATCTAAGCTACTTTGAAGACAATTACTCAGTTCATCTTCAGAATTGACAATGGATTCACCTTCAGATAATTTCATCAGTGTGCTTCTCCAGATCTCTACAGGCTGCTCATGGAGGGATCTGCCAACCACTTCCAGGGCCAGTGGAAATCCCTTGCAGTGCCTCACTATCTGCAGTTCAGCACCAGCACCAAATAAATTAGTTCTGGTTTGCAGGGAAACAAAAATGAATGCAGGTGTGATAAATTAATGTAGAGTGAGAAACCACCCCATTCACAAGGTCTTCACTGGGCATGGAAGAACCGCTCCCATCCTCAGGGATTGCTGAGTGACGGAAAAGAGTCATGGCATCTTCTTCACTCAACAATTTCAAGTGATATGTAGAACCAAATTCTGGAAATTCATTTCTAGATGTAACCAGAACCTTGTATCCCGACATTTTCTTAAACTTGGCTAGGACAGATTCCGACCCAGACCAAACGTCATCTAGGACCAACAGTATATGACCAGATTCTACTTTCCTCTTCAGCATTAGTTCCAATTGGTTGACTGCATCTTCCTCATTTTGAAACCCCGGCACTTGTTCATCACTATGCCAAAATAGTTTCTTGATGATGCCAATTAGGTTGAATGTTTTTGACACCGTGACATAGAAAATGTGCTGAAAATATTCTGTTCAAAATGGTAGAAAGAAGTGATTTAGCAATGAGTTCATACAATATTTCATTAGACCAAAAAAGAAGTTGTTTGGATGAATTTCACTTGTATAGCATGGAATATTTCGTATTTGGTTTACTAACatgaagggaaagaaaagaaagcaagaTTTTGTAGGAATACCCTTGACTTGTTGGTCGTGACAAAGCCTTTTAGCCAAAGTGGTTTTCCCACATCCTCCAGGAGCCGACACCACAATCCTTGATTCCCCATCCGTAAACAGCCACCTCTTCAATTCTTTGAGAGGCACATCTAGTCCCACCATAAAAGCCGGCGGATCAGTAGCCTCACAAGAACCCAAACTGAATTTCTTTGATTTGAGCAGGACCAGCATCTGCATGTTGCTCCTAAGAAGTATGGCTTGCAATTCCacctgaaaaaaattaagaagagaGTCCTCCAAGGCCTCAATTTTATTGGCGTACCTCCACTTCCTGAAGTGGCTGCAGCAAGAGACCTTGGAGCACTTGTGGATTAGCTTCTCCCCATCTTTTAAGATTTGGATCAATTTCTCCAATTCCTCCAATTCCTCCTTTGGATGATCCAACTGGTCGTTCAACTTTTTCATCTCTAGGATACTtggatttatggatttgagtgtCTCTTCGAGTTTTTTGAGGCTGGAGTCGAACTGAGTTGCCTTATTGCTTGCATCTACAACCGCTGGGAACAACTTCTCAAACACTGCTCCCAAAGCAGCCCCTCCAACAAGCTCCAAAGCCATCAGTATCTCCTCACCACAACCCCCAAAATTAGAAGGAGTTTTGTGTTTGCTAGCTGAGAAAAGT
Above is a genomic segment from Vitis riparia cultivar Riparia Gloire de Montpellier isolate 1030 chromosome 7, EGFV_Vit.rip_1.0, whole genome shotgun sequence containing:
- the LOC117918720 gene encoding LOW QUALITY PROTEIN: probable disease resistance protein At5g66900 (The sequence of the model RefSeq protein was modified relative to this genomic sequence to represent the inferred CDS: deleted 1 base in 1 codon; substituted 2 bases at 2 genomic stop codons), coding for MALELVGGAALGAVFEKLFPAVVDASNKATQFDSSLKKLEETLKSINPSILEMKKLNDQLDHPKEELEELEKLIQILKDGEKLIHKCSKVSCCSHFRKWRYANKIEALEDSLLNFFQVELQAILLRSNMQMLVLLKSKKFSLGSCEATDPPAFMVGLDVPLKELKRWLFTDGESRIVVSAPGGCGKTTLAKRLCHDQQVKEYFQHIFYVTVSKTFNLIGIIKKLFWHSDEQVPGFQNEEDAVNQLELMLKRKVESGHILLVLDDVWSGSESVLAKFKKMSGYKVLVTSRNEFPEFGSTYHLKLLSEEDAMTLFRHSAIPEDGSGSSMPSEDLVNGIVRHCKGFPLALEVVGRSLHEQPVEIWRSTLMKLSEGESIVNSEDELSNCLQSSLDALDDKDIMLKECFMDLGSFPEDQKIPATALIDMWAELHKLDKGGIYAISNLHKLCSQNLLNLVVTRNDANEIDWCYNDAFVMQHDLLRDLAIYQSEQEPIEKRKRLIVDLTGNRLPEWWTKEKQPXSSAHLVSISTDEMFSSSWCSMQLPKAEALILNFNQTEKKYELPEFMKQMDELKVLVVTNYGFCTAELTNFSVLGSLSNLKRIRLEKVSIPTLCKTSIELKNLEKLSLVLGAVFEKLFAAVVDARNKATQFDSSLKKLEETLKSINPSILEVKSLNDQLDHPKEELEKLIQILKDGGKLIHKCSKVSCCSYFKKWRYANKIEALDGSLLNFFQVELQAILLRSSTQVLVLLKSNKFSLGSCEATDPPAFMVGLDVPLKELKRQLFTDGESRIVVSAPGGCGKTTLAKRLCHDQQVKEYFQGISYVTVSKTYNLIGIIKKLFWHNDEQVPLFQNEEDAVNQLELMLKRKVESGRILLVLDDVWSGSESVLAKFKFQISKFKVLITSRNEFPEFGSTYHLKLLSEEDAKTLFRHSAIPEDGSGSSMPSEDLVNTEIVRCCKGFPLALEVVGRSLHGQPVEIWRSTLMKLSEGQSIVNSQDELRNCLQSSLDALDDKDIMLKECFMDLGSFPEDQKIPATALIDMWAELHKLDKDGIYAISNLQKLCSRNLLNLVVTRSSRNDANEIDWCYNDAFVMQHDLLRDLAIYQSEQEPIEKRKRLIVDLTGNRLPEWWTKEKQTPIKCSLVSISTDEMFSSSWCSMQLPKAEALILNFNQTEKKYELREFMKQMDELKVLVVTNYGFCTAELTNFSVLGSLSNLKRIRLEKVSIPTLCKTSIELKNLEKLSLVMCHKIGLAFASSTIQIPEMLPNLGEINIDYCNDLVELPEGFCDLIQLNKLSINNCHKLSSLPEGIGKLTNLEVLRVSACTLVSKLPDSMGSLHKLRVLDITGCLLIRKMPKQISELRSLREFHMRRCQRLCELPSSVTDLVDLKRVICDEETAXLWECFTHLLPDLTLLVPEEIINLNWF